A window of the Pogona vitticeps strain Pit_001003342236 chromosome 4, PviZW2.1, whole genome shotgun sequence genome harbors these coding sequences:
- the ZNF644 gene encoding zinc finger protein 644 isoform X3: MDGTEVNTEIIGAKGLLDDKNISEKKSGIPKSQESETSFQKNTLNLPEKLSRDNSEKALSGGQTSIFIHTGAPTVSSENFLQPTFVNGPVSHSTLIKPSIMKKGGISLTTAQTVGHQTESSSSASVVHDLQLPTQTSSPNPSEHQVLFLLPEAAHANNLTHSMKNLPPSASVACDMQPSIGKSIKPDSTLVTQVDICEDSKSSVEKDDDNKSLTGISSGTGDIRTENDANWDPQKEFIDFLMTNEETVEKSPVQPKVGVQKRRKRKMDVSKITRYTEDCFNESDYIPDNSESLDVEFLEQTENLQVIESQKYSLARVKPESTDEELEVVDAIQQLIYNPSNKCVGDASPVHTSTFLSNTLLNKCEQDDLESPSNFSTDEPSFYPCTKCNVNFREKKHLHRHMMYHLDGNSHFRHLNVPRPYACRECGRTFRDRNSLLKHMIIHQERRQKLMEEIRELKELQDEGRSARLQCPQCVFGTNCPKTFVQHAKTHEKDKRYYCCEECNFMAVTESELECHRGIAHGAVVKCSMITTDLSQRKTQKKALVKDSYMESSKRSADYMCKLCPFTTSARSILKKHMEYLHPAACIDPFGSRFRLEKRKSHGMEEPLDFGSRTKHLIKQASAFPKTSVLKQDIKRPFGSAFQSSNFAKLHKRPPRIQKARKSVAQSAKLAGKKDSYETEDESSWDNVELCDYTTRSMEDGSYSDINQDHVNLFPLFKGKMEEDIGGKSSFRYEQNDGFYFEYYEDGEGSNYLHDFQDPHNLENLGTTLPKHNSVFHWTDLSLEKKNCPYCPATFETGVGLSNHVRGHLHRAGLSYEARHVVSPEQIATSDKMQHFKRTVTGTPVKRVRKAIEKSESTSEHTCQLCGGWFDTKIGLSNHVRGHLKRLGKTKWDAHKSPICVLNEMMQNEEKYEKILKALNSRRVIPRPFVAQKLSSNDDFLSHNVIPLETYRNGLKTEDISVSASEEEGLSFLNECDEAKSVVHDEKRNQSLTLIELLKNKRVGEERNPDSSPQKIHNQTARKRFVQKCVLPLDEDSPLMYQPQKMDLTMQSGMPVKLRTCVHCNTAFTSAVSLSNHLRAYARKKSAGLLTGTAIDCKQKKSRSRSGSKKKMLPLPHGADEVYILRCRFCGLVFRGPLSVQEDWIKHLQRHIVNANLPRTGAGMVEVTSLLKKPASITETSFSFLMAEAAS; this comes from the exons ATGGATGGGACAGAGGTCAATACTGAGATTATTGGTGCTAAAGGACTTCTAGATGACAAGAACATCTCCGAAAAGAAAAGTGGCATTCCCAAATCACAAGAGAGTGAGACGTCATTTCAGAAAAATACATTAAATCTTCCTGAAAAGCTATCAAGGGACAATTCTGAAAAAGCCTTAAGTGGAGGCCAGACGTCTATATTTATACACACTGGTGCTCCTACTGTTTCTAGTGAAAACTTTCTTCAGCCTACTTTTGTTAATGGACCAGTTTCACACTCCactttaattaagccttccattATGAAAAAAGGCGGCATTTCATTAACCACTGCACAGACTGTAGGCCATCAAACAGAATCTTCCTCATCTGCGTCTGTGGTACATGATCTTCAGCTTCCCACACAGACTTCATCCCCAAATCCAAGTGAAcaccaggttttgtttttgttacctgAAGCAGCACATGCTAATAACCTGACACATTCCATGAAAAATCTACCTCCCTCCGCCTCAGTTGCTTGCGATATGCAGCCGTCTATAGGAAAAAGCATAAAACCAGATAGCACTTTAGTAACCCAAGTAGATATATGTGAGGATAGCAAAAGTTCAGTAGAGAAAGATGATGATAATAAATCATTAACAGGCATCTCCTCAGGTACAGGTGACATCAGAACAGAAAATGATGCAAACTGGGATCCCCAAAAAGAGTTCATAGACTTTCTCATGACAAATGAAGAAACTGTAGAGAAGTCACCAGTTCAACCTAAAGTTGgtgtacagaaaaggagaaaaagaaagatggatgTTAGCAAAATAACTCGTTATACTGAGGACTGTTTTAATGAGTCAGATTATATTCCTGACAACTCAGAATCACTAGATGTTGAGTTCTTGGAGCAGACTGAGAATTTACAagtaatagaatcacagaaatattCATTAGCAAGGGTGAAGCCTGAATCAACAGATGAGGAATTGGAAGTTGTGGATGCCATCCAACAGTTGATTTACAATCCAAGTAATAAATGTGTGGGTGATGCTTCTCCTGTTCACACTAGCACTTTTCTTTCTAATACTCTATTAAACAAATGTGAACAAGATGATTTAGAGTCGCCATCTAATTTCAGTACTGATGAGCCATCATTTTATCCCTGTACAAAGTGCAATGTGAATTTTAGGGAAAAGAAGCACCTGCACAGGCACATGATGTATCACTTGGATGGCAATAGTCACTTTCGTCATTTAAATGTTCCGAGGCCTTATGCATGTAGGGAATGTGGCCGGACCTTTCGAGATCGCAATTCTCTTCTTAAACATATGATAATTCATCAGGAGAGACGACAGAAACTGATGGAGGAAATTCGTGAATTGAAAGAACTTCAGGATGAGGGTAGGAGTGCACGGTTACAGTGTCCACAATGCGTATTTGGTACCAATTGTCCCAAAACCTTTGTTCAGCATGCTAAAACTCATGAAAAAGATAAAAGGTACTATTGCTGTGAAGAATGTAACTTTATGGCAGTGACAGAGAGTGAACTTGAATGCCATCGAGGAATTGCTCATGGGGCAGTGGTGAAATgttccatgatcactacagatttATCCcagagaaaaacacagaaaaaagcaTTAGTGAAAGATTCCTATATGGAATCATCAAAACGGTCAGCTGACTATATGTGCAAACTGTGTCCATTTACTACATCAGCTAgaagtattttgaaaaaacacaTGGAATACTTGCATCCAGCAGCATGTATAGATCCTTTTGGTAGCCGTTTTAggctagaaaaaagaaaaagtcatgGTATGGAAGAACCTTTAGATTTTGGTAGCAGGACTAAACATTTGATCAAACAGGCATCTGCCTTCCCAAAGACCTCTGTTTTAAAGCAAGATATAAAACGACCATTTGGCTCTGCATTCCAGTCAAGTAACTTTGCAAAACTTCACAAGAGACCCCCAAGGATACAGAAGGCTCGGAAAAGCGTTGCACAGTCAGCT AAACTTGCTGGGAAAAAAGACAGCTATGAAACGGAGGATGAAAGTTCATGGGATAATGTTGAACTGTGTGATTACACTACACGGTCTATGGAGGATGGCTCTTACAGTGATATTAATCAGGACCATGTAAACCTGTTCCCTTTATTTAAAGGTAAAATGGAAGAAGACATTGGTGGTAAATCCTCTTTTAGATATGAGCAAAATGATggattttattttgaatattatGAAGATGGTGAAGGTAGCAATTACCTGCATGATTTTCAAGATCCTCATAATTTAGAAAATTTAGGCACAACATTGCCAAAGCATAACTCAGTTTTCCATTGGACTGACTTATCTCTTGAGAAAAAAAACTGTCCATATTGTCCAGCAACATTCGAAACTGGTGTTGGATTATCTAATCATGTCCGTGGGCATCTTCACAGAGCTGGATTAAGCTATGAGGCCCGCCATGTTGTCTCACCTGAACAGATAGCGACAAGTGACAAAATGCAGCATTTCAAAAGAACTGTGACAGGAACCCCAGTTAAACGAGTTAGAAAAG ctatTGAGAAATCTGAAAGTACTTCAGAACACACTTGCCAGCTCTGTGGAGGTTGGTTTGACACTAAAATTGGATTATCTAATCATGTGAGAGGACACCTAAAAAGGCTTGGTAAAACCAAATGGGATGCACATAAATCTCCAATCTGTGTTCTTAATGAGATGatgcaaaatgaagaaaaatatgaaaaaatccTGAAGGCATTGAACAGTCGACGTGTTATTCCCAGACCATTTGTTGCTCAGAAACTTTCATCAAATGATGACTTTTTATCTCATAATGTTATACCTCTTGAAACATACCGCAATGGCCTAAAGACTGAAGATATATCTGTATCTGCATCAGAGGAAGAAGGGCTGAGTTTCCTCAATGAATGTGATGAAGCAAAATCAGTAGTACatgatgaaaaaagaaatcagtCACTTACACTGATAGaacttctgaaaaataaaagggTTGGAGAAGAAAGAAATCCTGATAGCTCTCCACAAAAGATACATAATCAAACTGCAAGAAAGAGGTTTGTCCAAAAATGTGTTCTTCCATTAGATGAAGACAGTCCTCTGATGTATCAACCACAAAAAATGGACTTGACTATGCAGTCAG GTATGCCTGTGAAGCTTAGAACGTGTGTGCATTGCAATACGGCGTTTACAAGTGCTGTTAGCCTGTCCAACCACTTACGCGCTTATGCACGAAAGAAGAGTGCTGGACTTTTGACTGGGACAG CCATAGAttgtaaacaaaaaaaatcaagatcaagATCTGGGAGCAAGAAAAAAATGCTGCCATTACCTCATGGTGCTGATGAAGTTTACATACTCCGATGCAG GTTTTGTGGTCTGGTATTTCGAGGACCGCTGTCTGTTCAAGAAGATTGGATAAAGCACCTGCAACGCCACATTGTCAACGCAAATCTTCCTCGGACTGGAGCTGGCATGGTGGAAGTAACTTCACTGCTTAAAAAACCTGCCTCAATTACTgaaacttccttttctttcctgatGGCTGAAGCAGCATCATAG
- the ZNF644 gene encoding zinc finger protein 644 isoform X4, giving the protein MDGTEVNTEIIGAKGLLDDKNISEKKSGIPKSQESETSFQKNTLNLPEKLSRDNSEKALSGGQTSIFIHTGAPTVSSENFLQPTFVNGPVSHSTLIKPSIMKKGGISLTTAQTVGHQTESSSSASVVHDLQLPTQTSSPNPSEHQVLFLLPEAAHANNLTHSMKNLPPSASVACDMQPSIGKSIKPDSTLVTQVDICEDSKSSVEKDDDNKSLTGISSGTGDIRTENDANWDPQKEFIDFLMTNEETVEKSPVQPKVGVQKRRKRKMDVSKITRYTEDCFNESDYIPDNSESLDVEFLEQTENLQVIESQKYSLARVKPESTDEELEVVDAIQQLIYNPSNKCVGDASPVHTSTFLSNTLLNKCEQDDLESPSNFSTDEPSFYPCTKCNVNFREKKHLHRHMMYHLDGNSHFRHLNVPRPYACRECGRTFRDRNSLLKHMIIHQERRQKLMEEIRELKELQDEGRSARLQCPQCVFGTNCPKTFVQHAKTHEKDKRYYCCEECNFMAVTESELECHRGIAHGAVVKCSMITTDLSQRKTQKKALVKDSYMESSKRSADYMCKLCPFTTSARSILKKHMEYLHPAACIDPFGSRFRLEKRKSHGMEEPLDFGSRTKHLIKQASAFPKTSVLKQDIKRPFGSAFQSSNFAKLHKRPPRIQKARKSVAQSAKLAGKKDSYETEDESSWDNVELCDYTTRSMEDGSYSDINQDHVNLFPLFKGKMEEDIGGKSSFRYEQNDGFYFEYYEDGEGSNYLHDFQDPHNLENLGTTLPKHNSVFHWTDLSLEKKNCPYCPATFETGVGLSNHVRGHLHRAGLSYEARHVVSPEQIATSDKMQHFKRTVTGTPVKRVRKAIEKSESTSEHTCQLCGGWFDTKIGLSNHVRGHLKRLGKTKWDAHKSPICVLNEMMQNEEKYEKILKALNSRRVIPRPFVAQKLSSNDDFLSHNVIPLETYRNGLKTEDISVSASEEEGLSFLNECDEAKSVVHDEKRNQSLTLIELLKNKRVGEERNPDSSPQKIHNQTARKRFVQKCVLPLDEDSPLMYQPQKMDLTMQSAIDCKQKKSRSRSGSKKKMLPLPHGADEVYILRCRFCGLVFRGPLSVQEDWIKHLQRHIVNANLPRTGAGMVEVTSLLKKPASITETSFSFLMAEAAS; this is encoded by the exons ATGGATGGGACAGAGGTCAATACTGAGATTATTGGTGCTAAAGGACTTCTAGATGACAAGAACATCTCCGAAAAGAAAAGTGGCATTCCCAAATCACAAGAGAGTGAGACGTCATTTCAGAAAAATACATTAAATCTTCCTGAAAAGCTATCAAGGGACAATTCTGAAAAAGCCTTAAGTGGAGGCCAGACGTCTATATTTATACACACTGGTGCTCCTACTGTTTCTAGTGAAAACTTTCTTCAGCCTACTTTTGTTAATGGACCAGTTTCACACTCCactttaattaagccttccattATGAAAAAAGGCGGCATTTCATTAACCACTGCACAGACTGTAGGCCATCAAACAGAATCTTCCTCATCTGCGTCTGTGGTACATGATCTTCAGCTTCCCACACAGACTTCATCCCCAAATCCAAGTGAAcaccaggttttgtttttgttacctgAAGCAGCACATGCTAATAACCTGACACATTCCATGAAAAATCTACCTCCCTCCGCCTCAGTTGCTTGCGATATGCAGCCGTCTATAGGAAAAAGCATAAAACCAGATAGCACTTTAGTAACCCAAGTAGATATATGTGAGGATAGCAAAAGTTCAGTAGAGAAAGATGATGATAATAAATCATTAACAGGCATCTCCTCAGGTACAGGTGACATCAGAACAGAAAATGATGCAAACTGGGATCCCCAAAAAGAGTTCATAGACTTTCTCATGACAAATGAAGAAACTGTAGAGAAGTCACCAGTTCAACCTAAAGTTGgtgtacagaaaaggagaaaaagaaagatggatgTTAGCAAAATAACTCGTTATACTGAGGACTGTTTTAATGAGTCAGATTATATTCCTGACAACTCAGAATCACTAGATGTTGAGTTCTTGGAGCAGACTGAGAATTTACAagtaatagaatcacagaaatattCATTAGCAAGGGTGAAGCCTGAATCAACAGATGAGGAATTGGAAGTTGTGGATGCCATCCAACAGTTGATTTACAATCCAAGTAATAAATGTGTGGGTGATGCTTCTCCTGTTCACACTAGCACTTTTCTTTCTAATACTCTATTAAACAAATGTGAACAAGATGATTTAGAGTCGCCATCTAATTTCAGTACTGATGAGCCATCATTTTATCCCTGTACAAAGTGCAATGTGAATTTTAGGGAAAAGAAGCACCTGCACAGGCACATGATGTATCACTTGGATGGCAATAGTCACTTTCGTCATTTAAATGTTCCGAGGCCTTATGCATGTAGGGAATGTGGCCGGACCTTTCGAGATCGCAATTCTCTTCTTAAACATATGATAATTCATCAGGAGAGACGACAGAAACTGATGGAGGAAATTCGTGAATTGAAAGAACTTCAGGATGAGGGTAGGAGTGCACGGTTACAGTGTCCACAATGCGTATTTGGTACCAATTGTCCCAAAACCTTTGTTCAGCATGCTAAAACTCATGAAAAAGATAAAAGGTACTATTGCTGTGAAGAATGTAACTTTATGGCAGTGACAGAGAGTGAACTTGAATGCCATCGAGGAATTGCTCATGGGGCAGTGGTGAAATgttccatgatcactacagatttATCCcagagaaaaacacagaaaaaagcaTTAGTGAAAGATTCCTATATGGAATCATCAAAACGGTCAGCTGACTATATGTGCAAACTGTGTCCATTTACTACATCAGCTAgaagtattttgaaaaaacacaTGGAATACTTGCATCCAGCAGCATGTATAGATCCTTTTGGTAGCCGTTTTAggctagaaaaaagaaaaagtcatgGTATGGAAGAACCTTTAGATTTTGGTAGCAGGACTAAACATTTGATCAAACAGGCATCTGCCTTCCCAAAGACCTCTGTTTTAAAGCAAGATATAAAACGACCATTTGGCTCTGCATTCCAGTCAAGTAACTTTGCAAAACTTCACAAGAGACCCCCAAGGATACAGAAGGCTCGGAAAAGCGTTGCACAGTCAGCT AAACTTGCTGGGAAAAAAGACAGCTATGAAACGGAGGATGAAAGTTCATGGGATAATGTTGAACTGTGTGATTACACTACACGGTCTATGGAGGATGGCTCTTACAGTGATATTAATCAGGACCATGTAAACCTGTTCCCTTTATTTAAAGGTAAAATGGAAGAAGACATTGGTGGTAAATCCTCTTTTAGATATGAGCAAAATGATggattttattttgaatattatGAAGATGGTGAAGGTAGCAATTACCTGCATGATTTTCAAGATCCTCATAATTTAGAAAATTTAGGCACAACATTGCCAAAGCATAACTCAGTTTTCCATTGGACTGACTTATCTCTTGAGAAAAAAAACTGTCCATATTGTCCAGCAACATTCGAAACTGGTGTTGGATTATCTAATCATGTCCGTGGGCATCTTCACAGAGCTGGATTAAGCTATGAGGCCCGCCATGTTGTCTCACCTGAACAGATAGCGACAAGTGACAAAATGCAGCATTTCAAAAGAACTGTGACAGGAACCCCAGTTAAACGAGTTAGAAAAG ctatTGAGAAATCTGAAAGTACTTCAGAACACACTTGCCAGCTCTGTGGAGGTTGGTTTGACACTAAAATTGGATTATCTAATCATGTGAGAGGACACCTAAAAAGGCTTGGTAAAACCAAATGGGATGCACATAAATCTCCAATCTGTGTTCTTAATGAGATGatgcaaaatgaagaaaaatatgaaaaaatccTGAAGGCATTGAACAGTCGACGTGTTATTCCCAGACCATTTGTTGCTCAGAAACTTTCATCAAATGATGACTTTTTATCTCATAATGTTATACCTCTTGAAACATACCGCAATGGCCTAAAGACTGAAGATATATCTGTATCTGCATCAGAGGAAGAAGGGCTGAGTTTCCTCAATGAATGTGATGAAGCAAAATCAGTAGTACatgatgaaaaaagaaatcagtCACTTACACTGATAGaacttctgaaaaataaaagggTTGGAGAAGAAAGAAATCCTGATAGCTCTCCACAAAAGATACATAATCAAACTGCAAGAAAGAGGTTTGTCCAAAAATGTGTTCTTCCATTAGATGAAGACAGTCCTCTGATGTATCAACCACAAAAAATGGACTTGACTATGCAGTCAG CCATAGAttgtaaacaaaaaaaatcaagatcaagATCTGGGAGCAAGAAAAAAATGCTGCCATTACCTCATGGTGCTGATGAAGTTTACATACTCCGATGCAG GTTTTGTGGTCTGGTATTTCGAGGACCGCTGTCTGTTCAAGAAGATTGGATAAAGCACCTGCAACGCCACATTGTCAACGCAAATCTTCCTCGGACTGGAGCTGGCATGGTGGAAGTAACTTCACTGCTTAAAAAACCTGCCTCAATTACTgaaacttccttttctttcctgatGGCTGAAGCAGCATCATAG
- the ZNF644 gene encoding zinc finger protein 644 isoform X1, translating into MDGTEVNTEIIGAKGLLDDKNISEKKSGIPKSQESETSFQKNTLNLPEKLSRDNSEKALSGGQTSIFIHTGAPTVSSENFLQPTFVNGPVSHSTLIKPSIMKKGGISLTTAQTVGHQTESSSSASVVHDLQLPTQTSSPNPSEHQVLFLLPEAAHANNLTHSMKNLPPSASVACDMQPSIGKSIKPDSTLVTQVDICEDSKSSVEKDDDNKSLTGISSGTGDIRTENDANWDPQKEFIDFLMTNEETVEKSPVQPKVGVQKRRKRKMDVSKITRYTEDCFNESDYIPDNSESLDVEFLEQTENLQVIESQKYSLARVKPESTDEELEVVDAIQQLIYNPSNKCVGDASPVHTSTFLSNTLLNKCEQDDLESPSNFSTDEPSFYPCTKCNVNFREKKHLHRHMMYHLDGNSHFRHLNVPRPYACRECGRTFRDRNSLLKHMIIHQERRQKLMEEIRELKELQDEGRSARLQCPQCVFGTNCPKTFVQHAKTHEKDKRYYCCEECNFMAVTESELECHRGIAHGAVVKCSMITTDLSQRKTQKKALVKDSYMESSKRSADYMCKLCPFTTSARSILKKHMEYLHPAACIDPFGSRFRLEKRKSHGMEEPLDFGSRTKHLIKQASAFPKTSVLKQDIKRPFGSAFQSSNFAKLHKRPPRIQKARKSVAQSAVSVYDQTSTDKPILNRNSTGEKSKFLHHTGKQKARVRPSSNYLYRYKLENHRIKKYSSPYSLHVKKEAARSIRSLPLFSSSNTHNRFIMDSLSYNAKRPSVYKDKYVTVKRLVKRPKREGSVTGDDLDNYPDFLHKMTVIVLQKLAGKKDSYETEDESSWDNVELCDYTTRSMEDGSYSDINQDHVNLFPLFKGKMEEDIGGKSSFRYEQNDGFYFEYYEDGEGSNYLHDFQDPHNLENLGTTLPKHNSVFHWTDLSLEKKNCPYCPATFETGVGLSNHVRGHLHRAGLSYEARHVVSPEQIATSDKMQHFKRTVTGTPVKRVRKAIEKSESTSEHTCQLCGGWFDTKIGLSNHVRGHLKRLGKTKWDAHKSPICVLNEMMQNEEKYEKILKALNSRRVIPRPFVAQKLSSNDDFLSHNVIPLETYRNGLKTEDISVSASEEEGLSFLNECDEAKSVVHDEKRNQSLTLIELLKNKRVGEERNPDSSPQKIHNQTARKRFVQKCVLPLDEDSPLMYQPQKMDLTMQSGMPVKLRTCVHCNTAFTSAVSLSNHLRAYARKKSAGLLTGTAIDCKQKKSRSRSGSKKKMLPLPHGADEVYILRCRFCGLVFRGPLSVQEDWIKHLQRHIVNANLPRTGAGMVEVTSLLKKPASITETSFSFLMAEAAS; encoded by the exons ATGGATGGGACAGAGGTCAATACTGAGATTATTGGTGCTAAAGGACTTCTAGATGACAAGAACATCTCCGAAAAGAAAAGTGGCATTCCCAAATCACAAGAGAGTGAGACGTCATTTCAGAAAAATACATTAAATCTTCCTGAAAAGCTATCAAGGGACAATTCTGAAAAAGCCTTAAGTGGAGGCCAGACGTCTATATTTATACACACTGGTGCTCCTACTGTTTCTAGTGAAAACTTTCTTCAGCCTACTTTTGTTAATGGACCAGTTTCACACTCCactttaattaagccttccattATGAAAAAAGGCGGCATTTCATTAACCACTGCACAGACTGTAGGCCATCAAACAGAATCTTCCTCATCTGCGTCTGTGGTACATGATCTTCAGCTTCCCACACAGACTTCATCCCCAAATCCAAGTGAAcaccaggttttgtttttgttacctgAAGCAGCACATGCTAATAACCTGACACATTCCATGAAAAATCTACCTCCCTCCGCCTCAGTTGCTTGCGATATGCAGCCGTCTATAGGAAAAAGCATAAAACCAGATAGCACTTTAGTAACCCAAGTAGATATATGTGAGGATAGCAAAAGTTCAGTAGAGAAAGATGATGATAATAAATCATTAACAGGCATCTCCTCAGGTACAGGTGACATCAGAACAGAAAATGATGCAAACTGGGATCCCCAAAAAGAGTTCATAGACTTTCTCATGACAAATGAAGAAACTGTAGAGAAGTCACCAGTTCAACCTAAAGTTGgtgtacagaaaaggagaaaaagaaagatggatgTTAGCAAAATAACTCGTTATACTGAGGACTGTTTTAATGAGTCAGATTATATTCCTGACAACTCAGAATCACTAGATGTTGAGTTCTTGGAGCAGACTGAGAATTTACAagtaatagaatcacagaaatattCATTAGCAAGGGTGAAGCCTGAATCAACAGATGAGGAATTGGAAGTTGTGGATGCCATCCAACAGTTGATTTACAATCCAAGTAATAAATGTGTGGGTGATGCTTCTCCTGTTCACACTAGCACTTTTCTTTCTAATACTCTATTAAACAAATGTGAACAAGATGATTTAGAGTCGCCATCTAATTTCAGTACTGATGAGCCATCATTTTATCCCTGTACAAAGTGCAATGTGAATTTTAGGGAAAAGAAGCACCTGCACAGGCACATGATGTATCACTTGGATGGCAATAGTCACTTTCGTCATTTAAATGTTCCGAGGCCTTATGCATGTAGGGAATGTGGCCGGACCTTTCGAGATCGCAATTCTCTTCTTAAACATATGATAATTCATCAGGAGAGACGACAGAAACTGATGGAGGAAATTCGTGAATTGAAAGAACTTCAGGATGAGGGTAGGAGTGCACGGTTACAGTGTCCACAATGCGTATTTGGTACCAATTGTCCCAAAACCTTTGTTCAGCATGCTAAAACTCATGAAAAAGATAAAAGGTACTATTGCTGTGAAGAATGTAACTTTATGGCAGTGACAGAGAGTGAACTTGAATGCCATCGAGGAATTGCTCATGGGGCAGTGGTGAAATgttccatgatcactacagatttATCCcagagaaaaacacagaaaaaagcaTTAGTGAAAGATTCCTATATGGAATCATCAAAACGGTCAGCTGACTATATGTGCAAACTGTGTCCATTTACTACATCAGCTAgaagtattttgaaaaaacacaTGGAATACTTGCATCCAGCAGCATGTATAGATCCTTTTGGTAGCCGTTTTAggctagaaaaaagaaaaagtcatgGTATGGAAGAACCTTTAGATTTTGGTAGCAGGACTAAACATTTGATCAAACAGGCATCTGCCTTCCCAAAGACCTCTGTTTTAAAGCAAGATATAAAACGACCATTTGGCTCTGCATTCCAGTCAAGTAACTTTGCAAAACTTCACAAGAGACCCCCAAGGATACAGAAGGCTCGGAAAAGCGTTGCACAGTCAGCTGTAAGTGTGTATGATCAAACCTCTACAGACAAGCCTATTTTGAATAGAAATAGCACTGGTGAAAAATCTAAGTTTTTGCATCATACGGGAAAGCAAAAGGCTAGAGTCAGACCTAGCAGTAATTATTTATATAGATACAAACTTGAAAACCATAGGATTAAGAAATATAGCAGCCCTTATTCTTTACATGTAAAAAAGGAAGCTGCAAGATCTATTAGGTCCTTACCTTTATTTTCTTCAAGTAATACTCATAATAGATTTATTATGGATTCTCTTAGCTATAATGCAAAAAGACCAAGCGTCTATAAAGATAAGTATGTAACTGTAAAAAGATTGGTTAAAAGACCAAAAAGGGAAGGCTCTGTAACAGGAGATGATTTGGACAATTATCCAGACTTTCTACATAAAATGACTGTTATTGTTTTGCAGAAACTTGCTGGGAAAAAAGACAGCTATGAAACGGAGGATGAAAGTTCATGGGATAATGTTGAACTGTGTGATTACACTACACGGTCTATGGAGGATGGCTCTTACAGTGATATTAATCAGGACCATGTAAACCTGTTCCCTTTATTTAAAGGTAAAATGGAAGAAGACATTGGTGGTAAATCCTCTTTTAGATATGAGCAAAATGATggattttattttgaatattatGAAGATGGTGAAGGTAGCAATTACCTGCATGATTTTCAAGATCCTCATAATTTAGAAAATTTAGGCACAACATTGCCAAAGCATAACTCAGTTTTCCATTGGACTGACTTATCTCTTGAGAAAAAAAACTGTCCATATTGTCCAGCAACATTCGAAACTGGTGTTGGATTATCTAATCATGTCCGTGGGCATCTTCACAGAGCTGGATTAAGCTATGAGGCCCGCCATGTTGTCTCACCTGAACAGATAGCGACAAGTGACAAAATGCAGCATTTCAAAAGAACTGTGACAGGAACCCCAGTTAAACGAGTTAGAAAAG ctatTGAGAAATCTGAAAGTACTTCAGAACACACTTGCCAGCTCTGTGGAGGTTGGTTTGACACTAAAATTGGATTATCTAATCATGTGAGAGGACACCTAAAAAGGCTTGGTAAAACCAAATGGGATGCACATAAATCTCCAATCTGTGTTCTTAATGAGATGatgcaaaatgaagaaaaatatgaaaaaatccTGAAGGCATTGAACAGTCGACGTGTTATTCCCAGACCATTTGTTGCTCAGAAACTTTCATCAAATGATGACTTTTTATCTCATAATGTTATACCTCTTGAAACATACCGCAATGGCCTAAAGACTGAAGATATATCTGTATCTGCATCAGAGGAAGAAGGGCTGAGTTTCCTCAATGAATGTGATGAAGCAAAATCAGTAGTACatgatgaaaaaagaaatcagtCACTTACACTGATAGaacttctgaaaaataaaagggTTGGAGAAGAAAGAAATCCTGATAGCTCTCCACAAAAGATACATAATCAAACTGCAAGAAAGAGGTTTGTCCAAAAATGTGTTCTTCCATTAGATGAAGACAGTCCTCTGATGTATCAACCACAAAAAATGGACTTGACTATGCAGTCAG GTATGCCTGTGAAGCTTAGAACGTGTGTGCATTGCAATACGGCGTTTACAAGTGCTGTTAGCCTGTCCAACCACTTACGCGCTTATGCACGAAAGAAGAGTGCTGGACTTTTGACTGGGACAG CCATAGAttgtaaacaaaaaaaatcaagatcaagATCTGGGAGCAAGAAAAAAATGCTGCCATTACCTCATGGTGCTGATGAAGTTTACATACTCCGATGCAG GTTTTGTGGTCTGGTATTTCGAGGACCGCTGTCTGTTCAAGAAGATTGGATAAAGCACCTGCAACGCCACATTGTCAACGCAAATCTTCCTCGGACTGGAGCTGGCATGGTGGAAGTAACTTCACTGCTTAAAAAACCTGCCTCAATTACTgaaacttccttttctttcctgatGGCTGAAGCAGCATCATAG